One segment of Effusibacillus pohliae DSM 22757 DNA contains the following:
- a CDS encoding 4Fe-4S binding protein has product MDLQFTIKKADVVYKETGDEIASVGRGLYVVNTGLWRYQRPVTDPDLCKRCSACYMYCPVGCKIELSTHYDTDLDWCKGCGICAEVCPANAITMYEERGDE; this is encoded by the coding sequence ATGGATTTGCAATTCACAATCAAAAAAGCCGATGTAGTCTATAAGGAAACCGGTGACGAGATAGCCTCTGTCGGCCGTGGCCTATACGTTGTCAACACCGGATTATGGCGCTATCAGCGGCCTGTTACGGATCCCGATTTATGCAAGAGGTGTTCAGCCTGTTATATGTATTGCCCTGTAGGCTGTAAGATCGAATTGTCGACGCATTATGATACGGATTTGGACTGGTGCAAAGGGTGCGGGATCTGCGCCGAGGTCTGTCCGGCGAATGCTATCACAATGTATGAAGAAAGGGGTGATGAATAG